NNNNNNNNNNNNNNNNNNNNNNNNNNNNNNNNNNNNNNNNNNNNNNNNNNNNNNNNNNNNNNNNNNNNNNNNNNNNNNNNNNNNNNNTGCAGGCCACTGATCAAGTCCTTCGTATCGTGTAATCTCAAAACTGTATGGTTGGGGATCATCCACGTCCTCATCAAACGTGTAGATACTGAACTCGAGCGTCCCTGTCTCTTCAATCGTACGCCGAGTCCGGTACGTCTCTTCACCTACTGACCCACCAAAGTTTCCACCGCCCCCGCGTGGAAGTGACATGTTAAAACGAGTGCGATTCCGAGCTTCTTTTTCACTCTCTATCTCAATGACATCGCCCTGACTAACCGACATTTCAAATTCGTCTCTGTCATCCGAACTGTTTATTGTACCAGATATCTCCTCACCAGGGCTGATTGTGGTCTTTTGGGCCTGAACCGCTTGGGGGACTGCTCCAGCTGCAAACAGCGTGCTCCCAGACAGTTTTAGTAGGTCGCGCCGGTTGAACGGCAGTTCATTCATCCAATTACCACCTCTGTTCTCGGGACGCGCATCGTCTCGCACTCGGTATCGACACTTCAGAAGCAATCCACACCCGTTTCATGGCAAAAACATACACCCTTTCCAACTTATTTTTTGGCATAGCTGACATATGTGCACACTTGAGTGAGTGGTCGCAGCACCTGCAAACAACGCAATTCGTCATGCAAGACTCAAGCTCTATGTCTTGCACTGGTCACTTATCGATTGGGGGACAGATCACGATCTCACGTGATAGATCGTTCACCTACTGACCGATGGGTGGCCTCAATCTGGCACCTGCTGAGGAATCCATCAGAGCCCAGTGAACGAATACCGTGGTGGGTGGAAGCGCGAGAGTGAGCGCGCGGGGCACAACACTTTTGCATATCCTGCAATAGTTTGTTTATTATGCAAGAACAGACACGGGTTCTTCTTGATTTCCCCTTCCCGGAAGAACGGGTCTTTCGATACCAGGCGATGCAAGACATCCTCCATCATCTGGTTAACAACCCGTTCGAGGGGTTCACGCAGAAAGAATTAGCGACGATCACTGGCTCCGACGTGTCTTCCGTCTCACGATCTGTGGAACTCCTCGAACGGATGGGTGTCCTCGATATCGCGACCGGGAAACCAGCACAGATTACGATCGACCAAGATCATATCACCGGATCTGACCCGCTGTTCACCATCCCACAGCGAGAGTTTCGAAAGCCGGTACAGGCGTTCCTCAATGAACTCACCACGGACATCGGAACCTCTGATGACGTGGAACAGATTGTCGGCGTCATCCTCTTCGGGAGCGTCGCACGCGGTGGAGCTGATCGAAGTAGCGACATTGATCTCCTCGTCATCGTCGAGGGGAATCTTACGTACGGGCGTCGCCTCGTTTCCCAACTCGCCAGAGATCTGGAGGAACGAACGTTCCAGGGAGAACGCTACCAGTTCGAGGTGCTTGTCGAAAACTCCGAGTCTGCCGCATCTCACGGAGTACCGTTACGGGACATCTTCGATGAGGGAATTGTCCTGGAGCGAACTGACGCTCTGGAGGACGTTCGAGACGCGGTCTATGAAACCGAACGAGGAGGCGAGTAACCGATGCCGATCACGCTTGATGATGTTGAGCCGGAACTCTCGGATGCGGAGACAGCGTTCCGTCACGGCGGTCAAGAATCGGAGGTCGGACTTGAGGTCGCTGACGCGGGACTTGTTCAACTTCGCAAGGCCTGTCGATCGCTATCGGGTGCAGACCAACTACTGACAGATGGCTACTACACGCTGGCGATCGAAGCAGTGTTCACGTCCATCGAGAAGACGTTCATGTTTTGGCTAATCCACGAGGGGCATCAGGATCCGGCGAACCCACCACAGTCACACACAACTGCGATCAATCGAAGCGCAGAAGCTGGATTCATCAGTGAAGAAGTCGCGTCTCGACTCGATGACCTCTGGACCGAAAACCGTGCACAGACGTACTATCAAGACGGGATGCCTACCCAGGAGCGTGCGGAGACCATGTTGACACTGTCTACTCGAATCCATAGGCAAGTAGTCCATCTGGCCAGCCAATCTCACGAGTGTATCTGCGATTGAGTGTTACCTCGCGTACGGTGGCCCGGTGAATCATCTTCTCACGGTGATAGGCTACTTTTTTATTAGAGCACCCTCACTCCCACAGTTCGTACAGCGCCTCGCGTGCCGGTTCGTCGAAGCGCTCCCCATCGAGTACGAGTGCGGGTTCGTCGGCCGCCCGAACCGTCCCGATCTCTGCCGCCTCAATCCCGGCATCGGCGAGCGCGGCCAGCGCGTCCGCGACGTCCTCCTCGGGGACCGTCGCCAGCGCGGCTCCGGAGCCAAAGGAATGCAGTGGGTCGACGTCCATCGCGGCACAGAGCCGGGCCGTCTCCTCGCGGATCGGAATGGTTGCCGAGTCGACAACCAGTTCGACCCCCGACGCCGCAGATAGCTCGATCAGCCCGTCGAAGACGCCGCCCTCGGTCGGGTCGTGCATCGCAGTCGCGTGCTCGCGCAGAACTCGGGCGTCGGGGACCACGCTGAGATCATCGAAAAAGTCCGCCGCCCGGTCGACCGTTTCGGCCGAGACGCCCTCCAGATCCTCGCGGAAGTCGGTCGCCAGAATTGCAGTCGCCTCGATCCCTGCACCCTTCGTCAGGACGATCCGATCGCCCGGTTTCGCGCCGCTCGTCGGGACTTCCCGGTCGGTCCTGCCCATCGCCGTCATCGAGAGCAGCGGCCGGTCGAGCTGGTCGACGTACTCGGTGTGGCCGCCGACGATCGAGACGTCGAGGTCGCTCGCCTCGCGTTCGACGTCCGCCATGATCGTCTCGACGCGGTCGTCGCTTCCCGCGCTGCCCGCCACAGCCTCTCCATCGCCAGCCTCGCTCGGCACCAGGAGGACGGCGGTCAGGAACTCCGGATCCGCGCCGCCGACCGCCACGTCATTACAGGCGACGTGGACGCCGAGCGTGCCGATCCGTTCGGCCGCCAGCGATATCGGATCCGAGGAGACGATCAGCCGGTCGTCGCCGAGGTCGATCGCCGCGGCGTCCTCACCATAGGCCGGCCCGACGAGGACGTCCTCGCCAAGCCCGCCCGTCCGGCCAAGCACCGCCGCCAGCGCCTCGGGATCGAGTTTGCCACCCATCGAGTGAGAGTCGACAGGCCACGCCCTTGGCAGTTCCGGCACGGAGGAATCAGGTCGGCCCGCCGGTGGAGTAGTCGGGCCAGCGCCCCGGCGACGTACCCGGGACAGCCTCGCCATGGCACGTCCGTCCGAACCTGTTTTGACGGTCGGACACTACCATCGCGTATGATCGACCTTGCCGCGCTCGACGTTGCCGACCCCGAGGAAGCAACACGCCAGCGCGACGACCTCGTCGAGCGGATCCGCGATCACGCCGGGACGATTGCCTACCAGCTCGCCAAGTTTCAGGGCGGCGACTACGGCCAGCAGAGCTTCGAGACCGATCGCGGGACGTGGACGGTCAAGTACGAGGCCGGTGACCTGCAGTACCTCCGCTTCGAGGGCGGCCGCGGGCTGGAGGTGTACGTCGTCTCGACGAAGCAGCCGCCAGAGCCGGAGAAACTGGCGACGGCACTCGAAGACTACGAGGCATTCGTCGCGTCGTACAACGAGTACGTCAGGTCGCTCGACGGGCTGCTTGACGACGTAGACCCGGAGTATCCCGAGATCGAGACGACCGAGGGCATCGTCGCCGAGCGGGACCGGCTGTTGAACCGGGTCGAGGAGGCCTGTGACCTGATCGCCGGTGAGCTCCACCGGTACGAGGGCGGCGACTACGGCACCTTCACCACGCGGGTCGACGGGACGCGCTGGGAACTGAAATGGGACACCGACGGCGTCTCCTACCTGCGCGCCGGTGGGTCGGGCGGCGTCTACCTGCTCTCCCAGTACGAACCCCCATCGGCTGCGGACGTCCGAAAGTACGCGCCGATGGTTGCGGGCGTGATCGAGGCGTACAACGAGCACGTCGCCGAGCTCGAATCCGATCTGGCGACCGTCTCGCTGTGAGATGGGGCGAGACGCCGACGGCTCCGAGACGGTCCAGCTCACAGTCCACACCGAGGGCGAGGTCCACGAGTTCGAGGTCAGGCGCGGGCGGAACCTCCGGAACGCACTGCTCGATCGTGGGCACTCGCCGTACACCGACCTGACGAGCAGCCTGAACTGCGGGGGGCGCGGCATCTGCGCAACCTGTGGCGTCCGGATCGCCGACGGTGAGCCATCGCCCGAGCACTGGCACGATCGTGCCGCCGACCGCTTTGGCTATCCCCGGCTCTCCTGCCAGATCACCGTCGAGGAACCGATGACGGTCGCACTGGTCGACGACAAGCGCGTCTGGGGTGGACGGGCGGCCGACGGTGAGTAGCTCCGGCGGAACGCTTTCGGCCGACGAGTCCAACAGATAGCTATGGCAGAGATCGACGCCGGAACGATACTCCCGAGTGACCGGATGCGTCAGCAGGCACTCGCGGGTGAGGTCACACAGATCCACCGCGGGCAGGCCTACGCGGAGGAAGGGGACAGCTTCACGATCGAGGACACGACCTTCGAGATCACAGCAATCGAGGAGCGACGGCTGGGGGACATGACCGACGAGGACGCCCGGGCGGAGGGCGCTGCGGATCTCGACCAGTACAAATCGATCCTCCAGCGAGCCCACGAGAACTTCGAGTGGGACGACGATTCCGAGATCGTGCGCCACGCGTTCGAGCCACGGTAGGGCCAACGACGCGAAAACCGTAAACGGTGTGTATCGACCGCCGAAAGTACAGGTACGATGTACAGCGACATCCTGGTCCCGACCGACGGCGGCGCGTCGGTCGAGACGGTGCTCGAACACACGACCGATATCGCAGACGAAGATTCGACGACCGTCCACGTCCTCTATGTCATCGACGACGGGGCGTTTCTGACGCTGCAAGAGGAGATGAAAGCCGAGGTACTGGAGGACCTCCAGTCGGAGGGTGAACGGGCCCTCTCGGAGGTTGCCGACTCACTCGACGACGCAGGCTACAGGGTCGAGACCGCGATCCGGCGCGGCTCGCCCGCCGAAACGATCGTCTCGTACGTCGACGACGCCGATATCGACCTCGTGACCATGGGTACACAGGCCGACGAGTTCACAGAGAACATGCTCGGAAGCACGTCCCAGAAAGTCGTCACGAAATCGCCTGCGCCGGTGCTGACCGTCAACGTCGCCGAGGAGTAGACTCGTCTTCGCTAGTGAACCGTGACCTCGCCGTCCTCGATACTGATATCGACGAGGCTGGTCACGTCGAACTCGTCGAGGCCGGGCTGGTCGAGCTTTCGGATCACGACACCGATGTCGACGACGTCCGCGCCGAGCTCGTCGAGCGCGGTACAGACCGCGCCGAGCGTCCCGCCGGTCGCAAGCAGGTCGTCGATCACGAGCACGCGGTCGCCCGCCTCGACGTCGTTGATGAACAGTTCGGCCTCGTCGTAGGCGCTCGTCACGTCGAGGGGGACCTCACCGTCGAGTCCGTATTCACGTTTTCGCACCACGACCAGCGGGATGTCCGTCTGCAGTGAGAGGGCGGTCGCGACGTGGATCCCGGTCGCCTCGGGGGCGACGATCTTGTCGACCTCGAGGTTGGTTTCACGCATCAGACCGATGACGGCCTCGCGCAAGAGTCCGGGATCGAGCATCGGGATGCCGTTGCTGATCGGGTGGACCAGATACTCGTAGCCGTCCTGATCGACGATAGGTGCCTCGTGTAGCGACGCTTCGAGCCGTTCCATGGCCGTGAGTACGGCGAACGGGTGCAAAAGCCGTTCGTTCCCTGCCGGTGGACAGAGCCCACTCAGTCGGCCTTCTCGCCGCGGATGTCGTCGAGTGAGACGAACTGTTCGGCCGTCGAGCGACGCCGCGTCGCTCTAACCGGGAGATACCGCCGCAGGTCGACCGACTCGCTCCCGAGGACGGCGAACCCGGCGAAGATCACGAGAAAGCCGACGACCGTCAACGTCGAGATCGTCTCGCCGAGCAGCGCCCAGCCGCCGACCGTCGAGACGGCTGGAACGACGTAGAAGGCGAGGTTCGCGTGGATCGCACCGGCCGAATCGATCAGGCCGAAGTAGGCAACGTAGGCGAGCGCGCCAGCAAAGAGGGCGACGTAAGCAAGCGCCAGTACGGACTCGGGCGTCCAGACGATCTCGGACATCGATTCGCCGCTGGCAACGCTCAGTACGTGCGTGAGCGCGGCAGCGAACGGCAGTCCCCACGCAGTTCTGACCGTACTGGAAAGCGTCCCGCCGGCCCTGCGGATCGACACCGCCCCCAGCGCGCCGCTGACCGCGGCGGCAAAGAGGACCGCCTGACCGAACAGTCCGCCGCCAAGCAGCAGGTCCGGTGAGGGGCCGACCACGAGCACGACGCCGCCGAGACCGAGCAGCAGGCCCGCCGCACCGCGAGCGGAGAGTCGTTCGTCGGAAAGTAACAGTGCGGCAAAGACCGGCGTCAGGATCGGGTTGAGGCTGAACATGATCGCGGCCACGGCGCTGGTGGCGTACTGCTGGCCGACGAAGATCAGGGCGTTCGTCAGGCCGATCGCGAGCACGCCGGTCGCGAGGATCCCCGCGATATCGCCGCGAGTGCGGGGGACGAGCTCGGCGCGCGACCGTGTCAGCAGGACGTACCCGAGCAGGACGATCGCGGCGATGTCGAACCGGAGCGCAACGAACGCAAGCGGGGGGAAATACTCCAGTCCCGCCTTTGCCGCGACGAAGGTTCCGCCAAAGAGGAGACTCGACGCCACGAAGAGGACGGCAGTGCGCCGATCTACCACGGGGGAGTACTCACCCAGTTGCGTGCGCCGCGGAGTGTCGAGACCATCTTGCTCACACGTACGAGCCGGAGGATTATAATGTCATTTAGAAAATATTTCGGGGTGACGAACTCGCGCACGTCTCGGTATCGGTTCGGAGCCTGCAACGGTTTCAGGGGACGAAAACGGTTTATCGCGCCACCGCCGAAAGCGGGTATGGAATCGGCACTCGAGGAGATCGAGTTCCTCGCGCTCTCGGAGAACAGGGTCCGGGTGCTTCAGTGTCTCGCCGAGGAGCGTCGGACCCGGTCGGAGCTGGCCGCCGAAACCGGCGCGTCACAGGCGACGCTGAGCCGCGTTCTTGGTGATTTCGAGGAGCGCTCGTGGATCGTCCGTGACGACGGCGAGTACGTTGCCACCGCGACGGGACGGCTCCTCGCCGATGGCTTTACGGATCTACTGGAGATAGTCGAGACCGAGGGCGAACTGAGAGAGATCGTAGAGTATCTGCCGACACACGCGATGGACTTCGATCTGCAGCGACTGGCCGACGCGCGGATCACGGTCCCCTCCCAGACCCGGCCGAACGCCCCGCTCAGGCGGCTACTCGATCTGCTCCGGGACAGCGAGTCGGTCAGGGCGTTCTCCCACGCGTTCAACGAGGGAAGTCTCCGCGTCGTCGAGGACCGTGTCACTGCGGGAGACCAGCAGTTCCGTGCCGTCCTCTCGCGCAGCGCCGTCGAGGCGGTGGCCGACGACGACGAGCTCCGGGATCGGCTACAGCGTATTTTACGGACCGACGGGGCGTCGATCCGGCTCCGCGAGGAGGGGATCCCGCTGGCCGTGACGATCGCCGACGAGACGGTTCATCTGCTCTTGCGCGACGAGAGCGGTGTCCTGCAGGCCTCGCTCGATACGGACGATCCGCAGGTCCGCTCGTGGGCCGACGACACCTACGATCACTACTGGCGGACGTCCACGCCCCTGGAGCCGGCCGACCTCGACACATGACGGTGCTCGGCATCGACGCCTGTCCGAGCGGGTGGGTCGCGGGAGTCCACGACGGGGCGGGACTCCGCGTGGCCCGGTACGACGACATCGAGGCGCTCTGGGCCGATCACGCGGATGCCGAGCGCCTGCTGATCGACGTCCCGATCGGCCTCCCGGAGTCGGGCCGACGAGCCTGTGACGAGGCGGCACGCGAGCTGCTCGGCGACCGGCGCTCCTGTGTGTTCTACGCCCCTGCTCGCGCAGTCCTTGCGGCGGACAGCTACGAGGAGGCAAACGAGCGTAACCGCGAGCACACCGGACACGGACTCTCGGTGCAGAGCTACAACATTCTCCCGGGTATCAGGGAGGTCGCGCACTTTCTCGACGAACACAGGACACCACGAGAGCGCGTGATCGAGTGTCACCCGGAGCTCTGTTTCGCCGCCTTCGCCGGTGGAACGCCCGTTCCGGACTCGAAACACACCGAGGCGGGCCGGACGAGCCGTCGGGAACTGCTCCGCGCCGAACTTCCGGGAAGCGACGCGGCCTACGAGGGCGCGCTCGGTGCGTACTACCGCAAGGACGTGAGCCGTGACGACGTGCTCGACGCCCTCGCGCTGACTGCCGCCGCACGCGAGGAGACGCTGGAGTCGGTGCCGGATGGGCGGGACCACCGCACCGATCGGCAAACGATCGCGTATCCGGTACCGCGCTGACCGCGAGACGCGACCGCCTGCCTCTTCAGGCGCGACAGTACCGGCTACTCGAGATGGTGGTAATCCAGCTCGTACCCCGCTTCGATCGCCTCCTGGACCTGTTCGCTGGGCTCGGGGACACCGCGGGTCCGTAGTTCGAGCCCCGTATCACCGGCGTCGACGAGGACGTTGCGCCGCCAGCTCGGGTCGACCTCGGGGTAGTCGGTCCGGTAGTGTGCGCCGCGGGACTCCTCGCGCTCCAGCGCGCTCCGGAGGAGGGCCTCCGCGAGCGTGAGGCTAAAGGAGAGGTCGACCGCGAACTCGAAGTCGCGACCGGTCAGGCCGCCCTCCACGCGAAGGTCCTCAGTTCGCTCGCGAATCGACGCGACTGCGTCGAGGCCTTCGCGGAGCATCTCGGCGTCCCGGAGAATCCCGGCGTGCTCCCAGAGCACGTCCCCGAGGTCGTCGAGCAACTCCCGTGGCCGGTCGGTGCCGTCCGCGGCTTCGAGCCCCGCCAGTGACCGGAACTCCCGTTCTGCGAGTGCCCGGGCAGTATCCGGCAGCTCCGTCCCGTCGCCGACTTGCGCGGCAACGTGCTCGCCGACGAGTTTCCCGATCGCGACCGTCTCGGCCAGCGAGTTGCCCCCGAGCCGGTTCGCGCCGTGGACGCCAGCGACCGTCTCGCCGACGGCGTAGAGGCCCTCGACACCTGTCTCACCGGTCTCGAAGTCGATATCGACGCCGCCCATCGAGTAGTGGGCGGTCGGGGCGACCTCCATCGGCTCCTCGGTGATATCGACGCCCAGCTCGGCAAAGCGCTCGTGCATCCGCGGCAGCCGATCTTTGACATACTCGTCCTCCCGGTGAGAGATGTCCAGATAGACGCCGCCGTTCTCGGTCCCACGCCCCTCGCGGACCTCCTGTGCGATCGCCCGGGCGACCACGTCGCGGGCGTCGAGCTCCATCTGGTCGGGCGAGTACCGCTCCATGAACCGCTCGCCGTCCGCGTTGTACAGCCGTCCCCCCTCGCCGCGGACGGCTTCTGTGACGAGGCGACCAGCCCAGTCGTCCCCGTAGCGACCTTCGACCATCCCTGTCGGGTGGAACTGGACGAATTCGACATCCATCAGCGAGGCCCCTGCTTCGAGTGCTAGCACTGCCCCGTCACCGTTGTTCTCGTCGTCCCGCGATGAGTGGCGGTTGTACAGCGCCGAATACCCACCTGCGGCGAGCACGACGTGGTCGGCCTCGAACAGGACGAACTCGCCCGTCTCCATATCGTATCCGGCTGCGCCGTGGACCGCTCCGCCATCCGAGAGCAGACGAGTGACCATCACGTTCTCCCGGTAGGGGATCGACAGCTCCTGGGCCTTCGAGACCAGCGCGTCGAGCATCGCCTCCCCCGTGCGGTCGCCGACGAAACAGGTTCGCCGGAACGACTGTGCGCCGAAATACCGCTGGTTGATCCGCCCGTCCTCGGTTCGGTCCAGCCCCATCCCCCACTCGTCGAGTTCGTGGATCCGATCGGGCATCTCGCGGGTCGTCAACTCGACTGCCGTGGGATCGTTGATGAAGTGGCCCTCGTCGAGCGTATCGGCGGCGTGAATCGTCCAGTCGTCCGCCGGATCGAGCGATCCCAGCGCCGCGTTGATGCCCCCGGCGGCCCACGTCGTGTGCGCGTCGCCGTGATCGCGTTTCCCGATCACTAGCGGCTCGACGCCCGCCTCGGCGAGTTCGATGGCGACGCGAGCGCCGGCCGCCCCCGCACCAACGACGAGTACTGGCGTCCGCACCGTCTCGTACTCGACGGACTGGTCGTCTCCTGACGCTTGCGGTCCGGTCGTCGTTCCGCCCTCCTCGCGCGGTGGTAGCTGTGTCATCGCTATATTTCAGGACCAGAGAAGGATAAGCTTCACGCGCGTGCGCGCGAGACGGGCAGGAGCGGTGTCAGCACAAGCTACAATTCCTCGCCGCCCCGAGCTACCACCGATGCGAACGAGAACTACCCTGCTCCGGATCGGTTCCCTCGGCGCGATGCTGGTCGGCGTCGTCCACCTTCTGGTTCCCGACCGACTGCTGGCGATTGCCGGATGGGGCTACGATCGCCTGCTCGCCGTCGATTTCGATCCCCGCGACGATGCGACGACACGGGTGCGACTCGTCGGCGTCCTGTTCCTGCTCGCTGGGGCAGTTCTCGCTCGTGTTGGCGCGGATACCTGAACCATCAGAACAAAGATGGATCCAACCCACTCACGGATATGGAGCCGTCTCTCGCCACGCTGACAGTACCGTTGCAGTTCGCGTTCGGCGTCCTCGCGGGTCTGCTCGCGACGCTGGCTATGGACCGCGCGATGGGCGCGCTTCCGGAAGGACCAACCCCCCCGTTCGTGGCCGCAGCCGTCCTGACCGAGACGACACCGCGGGCCGCACCGGAACGGCTTGCGTTTGTCATCCACTACCTCGCTGGCGTGTTCACCGGACCGCTGTTCGTCTGGCTCTTGCTCACGAGCGAGGGGCTGTTCGGCAGGGGCGTCACGGCGACGCTCGTCGCTGCCGGAGTCCTCTACGCCCTGATGGTCGGCTTCTTCGTGCTGATCCCGCTGGCTCAGGTCGATCTGCACCCCAATCGTCGATCGACAGTCGGCAGGGACTGGGCACTCTCGGCGGCCGTCTACGTTGCGGTGCTGGTTCCGGTTGTCTCCGTCGTGTTCGTACTGCTCTGATCGGATCTCCAATCATCGTTGATTATACCGCGTGGTATTCGCCAGTGTTATCTCTCGGTGCTACCGAGTGGTGGTATGAACCGACGCACGTATCTGGGGACGGTCGCTGCCGGCGCAGTTGCCGGTGTCGCTGGCTGTCTCGGGACTGGTGAGGAGATCGACGCGGACGAGTACCCCGTTGCTGCCTGGGCGGACGGCGAAATCGAGTTCGGACTGCCGCCGTTTCAGGACGCCGAGGAGCTACAGCGAAACTACGGCGGCACGTTCGAGTGGCTCGAAGAGGGCTTCGACGAGCTAACCGTCGAGGGGACGCCGACGACCGACTACAGCGCGGTCGTCGAGAGCGTCCTCCAGGGCCACACCGAGATCGCGAACCTCTCGCCGATCATCTTCTCGCTGGCGATGGACGACGGCGTCCATCCGCTGGCGATCAACTGGTCTCACGGCTCCGACGCCTACCACACCTACATCGCGACGCGAGCCGAGACGGATATCGAGACGGTCGACGATCTCGAAGGCAAGACCATCGGGATGGTCGATCCGTTCTCGGCCAGCGGCGGAATCTTCCCGCGCTACACGCTCTCGGAGGCCGGTCTCGACGCCGGAACGGTCGAGACGGAGCCGGATGACTTCGACATCGACTGGGCCGGCGGCCACGACTCCGCGCTGCGAGTGCTCGAAGAGGGCCACGTCGACGCCGCAGCCTACGGCGACTTCCAGCACCCCGACGACGACGATATCGTGAAGATCGCCGAGAGCGACCCGATCCCGTTCGACGTCGTCACCGCGACGCCCGACACCCCCGACGATGTCGTCGCGGCACTCCGCGAGCGCATCCAGGCGACCCCCGACGAGTATCTCGAAGAGCACCGCGTCGACCAGTACGGCGAGTACGACGCGAGCCTGTACGAGCAGGTCCGCGAGATCGCCGAGGAGATGGGCGTCGACGTCGACACCCTCGACGAGGCCGAAAGCGACGACTGAGCCTGTGACCCTCTCCGTCCAGCGGCTCACGAAGCGGTACGACGACGACGTCGCCGTCAGTGACGTCTCGATGACGCTCCCGGACGGCGAACTGGCCGTCCTGGTCGGGCGTTCCGGAGCGGGCAAGACGACACTCCTTCGCTGTCTGAACGGATTGGAACAGCCCGATGAGGGGACGGTGTCGCTGGACGGCTCCACGGCCGCAGTGACCGATATCGCGCTCGTCTTTCAGGCGGGCGCGCTGCTCGACTCCAAATCCGCACTGGAGAACGTGCTCGACGGCTCGCTCGGGCGTGAACCGGCCTGGCGGGAACTGGTTGGCTGGCACGCTCCGGCGACAAAACGCGCGGCGATCGAACGGCTGCACGCAGTCGGCCTCGACGGCTACGCCGACCGGCCAGTGCGGACGCTCTCGGGCGGCCAGCGCCAGCGCGTGGGGATCGCCCGCGCACTCCAGCAAGAGCCCGCGGTCTTGCTTGCGGACGAACCGGTGGCCAGTCTCGACCCGGCGACGGCCGAATCCGTCCTCGAACGGCTCGGAGCGGTAGTTCGTGACCACGATCTGGCCGGACTCGTCAGCCTGCACCAGCCCGACCTGGCCCGGGGGATCGCGGACCGGTATCTGGGCCTTGCCGACGGCGAACTCGTCCTCGACGCCCCCGCCGAGGACGTCGACGCCGACCGGATCGCGGAGGTGTACGACCGTGGCATCCGATGAGCTCGCCGTCGAGGACGAG
This sequence is a window from Natranaeroarchaeum aerophilus. Protein-coding genes within it:
- a CDS encoding phosphate/phosphite/phosphonate ABC transporter substrate-binding protein; amino-acid sequence: MNRRTYLGTVAAGAVAGVAGCLGTGEEIDADEYPVAAWADGEIEFGLPPFQDAEELQRNYGGTFEWLEEGFDELTVEGTPTTDYSAVVESVLQGHTEIANLSPIIFSLAMDDGVHPLAINWSHGSDAYHTYIATRAETDIETVDDLEGKTIGMVDPFSASGGIFPRYTLSEAGLDAGTVETEPDDFDIDWAGGHDSALRVLEEGHVDAAAYGDFQHPDDDDIVKIAESDPIPFDVVTATPDTPDDVVAALRERIQATPDEYLEEHRVDQYGEYDASLYEQVREIAEEMGVDVDTLDEAESDD
- a CDS encoding L-aspartate oxidase gives rise to the protein MTQLPPREEGGTTTGPQASGDDQSVEYETVRTPVLVVGAGAAGARVAIELAEAGVEPLVIGKRDHGDAHTTWAAGGINAALGSLDPADDWTIHAADTLDEGHFINDPTAVELTTREMPDRIHELDEWGMGLDRTEDGRINQRYFGAQSFRRTCFVGDRTGEAMLDALVSKAQELSIPYRENVMVTRLLSDGGAVHGAAGYDMETGEFVLFEADHVVLAAGGYSALYNRHSSRDDENNGDGAVLALEAGASLMDVEFVQFHPTGMVEGRYGDDWAGRLVTEAVRGEGGRLYNADGERFMERYSPDQMELDARDVVARAIAQEVREGRGTENGGVYLDISHREDEYVKDRLPRMHERFAELGVDITEEPMEVAPTAHYSMGGVDIDFETGETGVEGLYAVGETVAGVHGANRLGGNSLAETVAIGKLVGEHVAAQVGDGTELPDTARALAEREFRSLAGLEAADGTDRPRELLDDLGDVLWEHAGILRDAEMLREGLDAVASIRERTEDLRVEGGLTGRDFEFAVDLSFSLTLAEALLRSALEREESRGAHYRTDYPEVDPSWRRNVLVDAGDTGLELRTRGVPEPSEQVQEAIEAGYELDYHHLE
- a CDS encoding phosphonate ABC transporter ATP-binding protein, giving the protein MTLSVQRLTKRYDDDVAVSDVSMTLPDGELAVLVGRSGAGKTTLLRCLNGLEQPDEGTVSLDGSTAAVTDIALVFQAGALLDSKSALENVLDGSLGREPAWRELVGWHAPATKRAAIERLHAVGLDGYADRPVRTLSGGQRQRVGIARALQQEPAVLLADEPVASLDPATAESVLERLGAVVRDHDLAGLVSLHQPDLARGIADRYLGLADGELVLDAPAEDVDADRIAEVYDRGIR